One Rosa chinensis cultivar Old Blush chromosome 3, RchiOBHm-V2, whole genome shotgun sequence DNA window includes the following coding sequences:
- the LOC112193218 gene encoding malignant T-cell-amplified sequence 1-A, translating to MFKKFSSEEVSAQNQVKASVQRKIRQSIAEEYPGLEQVLDDLLPKKSPLIVAKCQNHLNLVVVNNVPLFFNIRDGPYMPTLRLLHQYPDIMKKLQVDRGAIKFVLAGANIMCPGLTSPGGALDDEVAAETPVAIMAEGKQHALAIGFTKMSAKEIKQINKGIGVDNMHYLNDGLWKMEHLD from the exons ATGTTCAAAAA ATTTTCTTCTGAAGAGGTATCAGCACAAAACCAAGTGAAGGCATCTGTCCAGCGCAAAATTCGACAAAGTATTGCAGAAGAG TACCCTGGACTGGAACAAGTGTTGGATGATTTGCTTCCAAAGAAATCTCCTCTCATTGTTGCTAAATG TCAAAACCATCTAAACTTGGTGGTGGTAAACAACGTGCCACTATTTTTCAACATACGTGATGGACCATATATGCCTACTCTCAGACTGCTTCatcaat ATCCAGATATAATGAAAAAATTACAAGTAGATAGGGGTGCCATAAAGTTTGTTCTTGCTGGTGCAAACATAATGTGTCCAGGTTTAACTTCTCCTGGTGGTGCTTTGGATGACGAAGTGGCTGCAGAAACTCCCGTG GCAATAATGGCAGAAGGAAAGCAGCATGCACTTGCTATTGGCTTCACAAAAATGTCAGCAAAAGAAAT TAAACAGATCAACAAGGGAATTGGAGTTGACAACATGCATTATCTTAATGATGGTCTTTGGAAG ATGGAACATTTAGATTGA
- the LOC112193988 gene encoding F-box/kelch-repeat protein At3g06240, with translation MANFSKLYSSEDLVEQILSGLPPKSLMRFKCVCDLWCNLIKSPSFVAKHLSGSMRASSMPVLFKRPVPRDKENNIMDEKGVENDDDDVGTLLWSLNLCNEDDNDYLLSTVLEELNVPLPAPLKLKHSSDLTIAGHCDGIICLKLFTGNVILCNPAMKEFKLLPKSFLLLCNDDFDDLWSLSYELRYYTEQLGFGYDPEGKDYKVLRFVIYDESCYWFKAEVYTMDSNSWREIKTEYNNIIQFVNWSSDQPIYFNGICYWQVSGSRGEFILSFDMGNELFHEILNPDLPDKCGVVRLAVWKEFISLFTYQEEIVVPPSYDMWVMMDDLGDGKGSWTKYFTIGPVEGDKWPLLFWKGDQLLMESNDGQIVLYNIGTQILKYLPIHFIRDLYYSQELVYVNSIVSINGGNVLEDIHISAFYGNGKFYSINKGDVIDISAFYGITS, from the coding sequence ATGGCAAACTTTAGCAAATTGTATTCGTCTGAAGACCTTGTGGAGCAAATTCTATCAGGACTGCCTCCCAAATCTTTGATGCGATTTAAGTGTGTGTGTGATTTGTGGTGCAATTTAATCAAGAGCCCTAGTTTTGTAGCTAAACACCTTTCGGGATCTATGCGAGCATCCTCTATGCCCGTTCTTTTCAAGCGCCCAGTCCCCAGGGACAAGGAAAATAACATTATGGATGAGAAGGGAGTTGAGAATGACGACGACGATGTCGGAACTCTATTGTGGTCACTTAATCTCTGCAATGAGGATGATAATGATTACCTTCTATCAACCGTACTTGAGGAACTTAATGTTCCGCTTCCGGCTCCTCTTAAGCTAAAACATTCCTCGGATCTGACAATTGCAGGTCATTGTGATGGAATCATTTGTTTAAAACTTTTCACTGGTAACGTTATTTTATGCAACCCAGCTATGAAGGAATTTAAGCTTCTTCCCAagtcttttcttctcctttgcaATGATGACTTTGATGATCTCTGGTCGCTTTCCTATGAATTAAGATATTACACTGAACAATTGGGATTTGGCTATGATCCCGAAGGTAAAGATTACAAGGTTCTTAGATTCGTAATCTATGATGAGTCATGTTATTGGTTCAAAGCAGAAGTATACACTATGGATTCTAATTCTTGGAGAGAGATCAAGACcgaatataataatataatcCAATTTGTTAATTGGTCTTCTGATCAGCCTATATACTTCAACGGAATATGTTATTGGCAAGTAAGTGGTTCAAGGGGGGAGTTCATTCTATCATTTGATATGGGTAACGAGCTATTTCATGAGATATTGAATCCAGATTTGCCAGATAAATGTGGAGTGGTGAGGCTTGCAGTGTGGAAAGagttcatttctctttttacctATCAAGAAGAAATTGTAGTTCCTCCATCTTACGATATGTGGGTGATGATGGATGATCTTGGCGATGGCAAGGGTTCATGGACTAAATATTTTACTATAGGACCTGTCGAAGGTGATAAATGGCCATTGCTATTTTGGAAAGGTGACCAACTGTTAATGGAAAGTAACGATGGACAGATCGTCTTATATAACATCGGCACACAAATATTAAAGTATCTTCCTATTCATTTCATCAGAGATCTTTACTATAGTCAAGAACTTGTTTATGTAAATAGTATTGTTTCCATCAACGGAGGCAATGTACTTGAAGATATACATATTTCTGCATTTTATGGCAATGGCAAGTTTTATTCCATCAACAAAGGAGACGTAATAGATATTTCTGCTTTTTATGGCATTACAAGTTAG